Genomic segment of Fusobacterium sp. SYSU M8D902:
AGAGCTTGAATTTGACTATTTTTCTACAGCTCTTAGTATCAGCCCTATGAAAAACTCTCAATGGATAAATGAACTTGGAGAAAGCTTAGGTGAAAAATACCAAGTTAAATTTTTAAATGGAGATTTTAAAAAGAAAAATCGTTATGCCCAGTCTGTAAATATCTCTAAAGAGTATAATCTCTATAGACAAGATTACTGTGGTTGTGTCTTTTCAAAAATGGAAAGAGAGGAGTATAAAAAGATCAAAGAATCATCTCAAACAACAGTTTAAATAGAAATTAGAGTAGCTTAGGTTTTTACTTAAGCTACTCTATTACTAATCTATTTTATCTCATAACCAGCTTCTCTTATCTTCTCTAACACTCTATCTCTATGTTGGATATCACTACACTCCATAACCAATGTTACCTCTTGCATAGTTATTCCTAAATCACCATTATACATACTTTGAGTTATATGTAACACATTGGCTCTATTAGCTGTAAGTAGTCCTAAAAGTTTTTCTATCTCTCCAAATCTATCGTGTACCTTTACTTTGAATTGATATCTTCTACCCTTATTTATCAAGGCTCTGTTTAAAACTCTTTCAACTAAGTTTATATCTATATTTCCTCCAGATACAACTGCACAAGTCTTTTTATTTTTACAATCTATTTTTCCAGCTAAGATTGCTGCTAGTGGTGTAGCTCCTGCTCCCTCTGCTACAACTTTACTCTTCTCCATCAAGAATAGTATTGCTTCTGCTATCTCAGCTTCTGAAACTGTAACTACTTCATCTACATATTTTTTTACTAACTCTAATGTTTTACAACCAACTTTTTTTACTGCTATTCCATCTGCAATTGTAGGTTGAGCACAAACTTCACAACACTCACCGTTTTTAAGAGCTTCTGTCATTGAAGCTGCATTTTCTGACTCTACACCTATTACTCTTATATTTGGATTAAGAGATTTCACTGCTGTTGCTATTCCAGCTAAGATACCTCCTCCTCCTATTGGAACTAACACTGTATCTATATCATTTGCATCTTCTAATATTTCAAGTCCTATTGTTCCCTGTCCAGCTATTACATCATCATCATCAAATGGGTGTAAAAATACTGCACCTGTTTCTTTTTGTATCTCACAAGCTTTTGCAAAAGCATCATCATAAACACTTCCATGTAATACAACTTGCCCACCATATCCTTTAGTTGCTGCTACTTTTGCTATTGGTGCTGTCTCAGGCATAACAATTGTGGCTTTTATTCCTTGAGCTGTTGCTCCTAAAGCTATTCCTTGAGCATGATTTCCAGCTGAAGATGCTATTACTCCTCTTTTTTTCTCCTCTTCAGTCAAATTAGCTATTCTATTTAAAGCTCCTCTCACTTTAAAAGATCCTGTTTTTTGTAGATTTTCTAATTTAAAAAATACCTTTCCACCAAACTCTTCTTCTAATGTTGGACACTCTATTAAAGGTGTTCTTTTTATTGAGTTTTCTATCGTTTCTTTTGCTTTTTTAATTCTTTCTAAAGTTACAGTCATTTTTACTCCTCCTCAAAGAATAAGTTTGCTTTATAATACAATTATAAACTTATAATTCATTTTAGTCAAATTTCGTACTATTTTTTATAAAAAAAATTCTTTGTTTTGTAGAATTAAAATATATTTTATTAATTATTATACTAGCATATATTTATTTATATATATTGATTTGTTTGTGAATAAAACTTAGTTGTTTTCAGTTTAAAGAAAATTAAAATAAATGTAGATTTATTCTCTTTTATTTTTCTTTTTTTATATACTCGCTATTTAAATAAATAATATTTATTTTTAATTAAAAAAAACTACCAATAAATTTTATTTTTACTGGTAGTTTTTCCCTAGAGAATTATAAAATACTTATTTTTCTCTTGTTATATTAATTTTTTCCAATACTTCTATTATACTTTTATTAAACAATCCACTTAATTTATGCTTTTCTCCATCTTTAGTTAAAAGAGTTATTGTATTCATAAGTCCTACAGAAAATGAAGCTATCTCCTCTAATTTATATTCAAATGCTGAGCTAGAACGCCCTTGAGTTGGAGTAAAGACAACTCTTTTATTTGTTATAAATAAATTTCCTGGATTTGGTTGTGGTACAACAAGTAATGTTTTTATGTGTGAAACTTGTTTTTTTATTAATAACTCTTCACCTTCAACTAATTTCATCTCTGCCATATTCTCCCCCATTCCTTATATTTTTTTACTCTCTACAAATTCCTTGCTCTTTTGCTAGTTTTTCTACTGCACTCGCAACAGCTTCTGAAACTCTTTTATCAAAAGGATCTGGAATAATATAGTTTTTCTCTAACTCCTCATCTTTTATCAATGATGCTAAACCTTTAGCTGCAGCTATTTTCATCTCTTCAGTTATTTTTTTAGATTTTGCTCTCAATGCACCTTTAAATAATCCTGGGAATACTAAAACGTTATTGATTTGGTTTGGATAGTCAGATCTTCCTGTTCCTACTATTGCTGCTCCAGCCTCTAAAGCATCCTCTGGCATAATTTCTGGTGTAGGGTTTGCCATAGCAAAAACGATAGCATCTCTATTCATAGTTCTCACCATATCTTTTGTCAATACATTTGGAGCTGATACTCCTACAAATACATCTGCACCTACTATTGCTTCTGCAAGTCCACCACTTATATCTTGTGAGTTTGTAATCTCAGCCAACTCTTTTTTAGAGAAGTCATACTTATCTTTTTCACTTCTTCTTAAAATTCCAACTCTATCTACAGCCATTATCTCTTTTGCACCTAATTTTTTTATCAATTTTATTATAGAACTTCCAGCTGCTCCAGCTCCATTTACAACTACTTTTATATCCTCAATCTTTTTATTTACAACTTTTAAGGCATTTATAACTCCAGCTGCAACAACTATAGCTGTTCCGTGTTGGTCATCATGAAATACAGGTATATCTAATTCAGCTTTTAATCTTGTCTCTATCTCAATACATCTTGGGGCAGAAATATCCTCTAAGTTTATTCCCCCTAGACCTGGTGCTATTAGTTTAACTGTTCTTATTATCTCTTCAGGATCTTTAGTATTTAAACAAATTGGAATAGCATCAACATCTCCAAACTCTTTAAATAGCACACATTTTCCCTCCATTACAGGAAGTGCAGCCTCTGGTCCAATATCTCCCAATCCTAAAACAGCAGTTCCATCTGTAACCACTGCTACTAAATTTCCTTTTCCTGTATATTTATATACATCCTCTTTATTTGCTGCTATTTTTCTACAAGGTTCTGCTACTCCTGGAGAGTATGCTAAGCTTAAATCCTCTCTATTTTCTACTTTAACTTTAGAAACTACTGATAATTTACCTTTATTTTGTTCATGTAGCTCTAATGCTCTCTCATATACATCTGCCATTTTCATTCCTCCAGTTAGATTTTTTTCCTTACATTCTCATTATATTCCTTTTCATAAAATAAGTAAAGGATTTTGTGTATTATTTTTGTAGCAAATAACTATTACAGTACATTATTTTCTCAAAATATTTTTTTGAAAAAATTTTTTTAATATTTTATCATTCCACCACCTAATACAAAATCTCCAGAATAAATAACTAGATGCTGACCAGGGGCATTTTGTACATTATCTACATTATATTCAAAATATACTTTATCTTCCTTTTCTACTATCATTCCCAAAGCCCCTATACTTGAAAATCTTGGTCTACCTATTAACTCTTTTCCAACTAACTCTTCTAGTGGAACGGCAAATTTACACTCCACTAGCTCAACTCTCTTCTTGGCTAGTTCCTCATACTCACCTAAAACAATCTCATTTCTCTCTGGTATTATCTGGGTAATAAAATAGGCTCTTGGTAATTTTAGATCTAAGCCTCTTCTCTGACCAATTGTATAAAGTTGATAACCTTGATGTTCTCCCATCTTCTTACCACTGCTATCTACAAAATCTCCCTTTTTTATCTCATCTTTCAAATTAGCTCTTAAAAAATCTATATACCCAGCCTTAGCAAAACAAATTCCTTGACTATCCTTTTTATCATGTATCTCTAAATTTATACTTTTACCAATCTCTCTTATCTCACTTTTTGTATATTTAAACAGAGGAAATAAAAGTCTTTCTATCCTCTCTCCTGTAAGTCTATATAGCATATAGCTTTGGTCTTTTTTTATATCCTCAGCTCTTTTTAACAGTACTCTTCTATACTCATCATTAAACTCTGTTGAGCAATAGTGACCTGTAGCTATATAGTAAGCTCCCTCTTCCTCTGCTATATCAAAGAGTATCTTCATCTTTACTCTCTCATCACATATAACACAAGGCGAGGGTGTTATCCCGCTAGAATAACCTCTTAAAAAGTCATCTATTACCTCTTTTTGAAAAATCTCTTCTATATCTACAACTCTATGCTTTATATTAAAAAATTCAGCAACTTTTTGTGCTGCTTGAATCTCATATTTCAAAGAATCCTCTTTTTTATGATTAAGTGTTACCCCAATAACCTCATATCCCTCCTGTAACAATAAATGTACAGATACTGAGGAATCTATTCCACCACTCATACCTATAACTACTCTATTTTTATCCATTAGCACCTCTTTATTTTTTTATATGTATCTCTCCTATATCAAACTTTAAACTCTCTCCAGCTATATTAACAGAAAGCTTTCCATCTCTATCTATTCCTGTGGCAATACCTACTCCAAGAGATTTCCTATCGTTTATTACCTCTATTTGTCTATTTAAAAGATAATCATAATGCTCTATCTCCTTTAAAATCTCTGTCCACTCTTTTTCCAAATAAAGTTTAAACTCATTTATTATGCAATAGATAACATCATCAATAATATAGTGTCTATTTGTAACTTTTTTTAGAGAGATAGCACTCTCTTGAGCATATCCAAAATCCAAATTATTAATATTGATACCTATACCAATTATAAAAAAATCATCTATTTTCTCTACTAAAACACCACTCAATTTCTTATCTTCTAAATATATATCATTTGTCCATTTAAACTTATAGTCTAAATCCTCTATTTTTTTTAAAGCTGATAAAATAGATATTCCAACTATTAAGGGAAGTCTTTTATACTCCTCTATCTCTTTGCTCCTATCCTCTTGTAAAGCAAAAGAAAAAAGAGCCATTCCCATATTAGAAACCCATCTATTACCTCGTCGTCCTACCCCAGCAGTTTGAGTCTGAGCTATAACACAATCGTAATTTTTCAACTCTTTTCTAGATTTTAAATATTTATTTGTAGAATCAATCTCTTCAAACTTAAATACTCGCATCTCAACCTCTTTCTAATTTTGATTATAAAAAAAGCACATCTAAAAGATGTGCTAATCTACAAAGTGGTGCCTAGAGCCGGAATCGAACCGGCACGGTAACTAAATACCACAGGATTTTAAGTCCTGTGCGTCTACCTGTTCCGCCATCCAGGCAGTTGCCTTCACAACAAATTTATTCTACTATATTTATATTATTTTGTCAATATTTTTTTATTAAGCTTGGAATTTTATTTCTCCTTTTACTACAGTCATCTCAACACTATAATCTGGATTTAATAAAACTATATCTGCATCTTTACCCTCTTGAAGAACACCTGCATTTAAACCAAACTCTTTAGCAGCGTTTGTACTTGTCATCTTAACTGCATCAAATATACTATATCCTAACTCTATCATATGTTTAAATGCTTTATCCATAGTAAGTACACTTCCTGCTAAACTATTATTACTTACAAGTCTAGCTTGTCCATCTCCTACATATACATCTAATTCACCTAATTTATAATTTCCATCAGGTAAACCTGTAGCACACATAGCATCAGTTATACATAGTACTCTGTCTACACCCTTAGCTTTTATTAAAAGTCTTACTGCTTCTGGATGTACGTGGATCTTATCAAAAATTATCTCTGCATTAACATTATCATTAACCATTACAGCACCCACTACACCAGGTTCTCTATGAGTGAATCCTTTCATTCCATTATATGTATGAGTAGCATGTGATACTCCTGCTTTTACAGCTTCTTGAACCTCTTCAAAAGAGATACCAGAGTGTCCTACTGAAACTACTACATTTTTCTCTTTTAAGTATTTTATAGATTCTAGAGCACCTTCTCCCTTAGCAGCCATTGAAAATAATTTTACAAGTCCTGGTTTTACATTTAGATACTCTTCAATCTCCTGAATTCCAGCTGGTTTAATATATTTATCATTTTGAGCTCCCTTATATTGAACATCAAAATATGGTCCTTCCATATGTGCACCAAATATATTTGCACCTTCTATTCTCTCATTTTGTAATTTTCCTATTTTTTCCAATACCTCTTTTAATGTCTCTTTATCACTTGTCAAAGTTGTTGCTAAAAAGTTAGTTGTTCCGTGTTTAACTATAAATTTAGATATAGTTCTCAATGCCTCTTCGCTATTATCCATAGCATCAGCACCACCTGCACCATGAATATGAACATCTATAAATCCTGGAACTACATATCTTCCCTCTACATCTATTCCACCTAATTCTCCAAACATAGTTCCTTCATAGATCTTCTTTATCTTTCCATCTCTTAATACGATTGCTCCATTTATTATTCTATCTGGTAAAACTATTTTAGCATTTGTTAATATTAATCCTGACATAAGAATCCCCCTCTTAAACCTTGAATTTTAAAATCAATATATCTGCCTTACAT
This window contains:
- the ilvA gene encoding threonine ammonia-lyase, translating into MTVTLERIKKAKETIENSIKRTPLIECPTLEEEFGGKVFFKLENLQKTGSFKVRGALNRIANLTEEEKKRGVIASSAGNHAQGIALGATAQGIKATIVMPETAPIAKVAATKGYGGQVVLHGSVYDDAFAKACEIQKETGAVFLHPFDDDDVIAGQGTIGLEILEDANDIDTVLVPIGGGGILAGIATAVKSLNPNIRVIGVESENAASMTEALKNGECCEVCAQPTIADGIAVKKVGCKTLELVKKYVDEVVTVSEAEIAEAILFLMEKSKVVAEGAGATPLAAILAGKIDCKNKKTCAVVSGGNIDINLVERVLNRALINKGRRYQFKVKVHDRFGEIEKLLGLLTANRANVLHITQSMYNGDLGITMQEVTLVMECSDIQHRDRVLEKIREAGYEIK
- a CDS encoding GRAM domain-containing protein, whose protein sequence is MAEMKLVEGEELLIKKQVSHIKTLLVVPQPNPGNLFITNKRVVFTPTQGRSSSAFEYKLEEIASFSVGLMNTITLLTKDGEKHKLSGLFNKSIIEVLEKINITREK
- a CDS encoding NADP-dependent malic enzyme; its protein translation is MADVYERALELHEQNKGKLSVVSKVKVENREDLSLAYSPGVAEPCRKIAANKEDVYKYTGKGNLVAVVTDGTAVLGLGDIGPEAALPVMEGKCVLFKEFGDVDAIPICLNTKDPEEIIRTVKLIAPGLGGINLEDISAPRCIEIETRLKAELDIPVFHDDQHGTAIVVAAGVINALKVVNKKIEDIKVVVNGAGAAGSSIIKLIKKLGAKEIMAVDRVGILRRSEKDKYDFSKKELAEITNSQDISGGLAEAIVGADVFVGVSAPNVLTKDMVRTMNRDAIVFAMANPTPEIMPEDALEAGAAIVGTGRSDYPNQINNVLVFPGLFKGALRAKSKKITEEMKIAAAKGLASLIKDEELEKNYIIPDPFDKRVSEAVASAVEKLAKEQGICRE
- the mnmA gene encoding tRNA 2-thiouridine(34) synthase MnmA; the encoded protein is MDKNRVVIGMSGGIDSSVSVHLLLQEGYEVIGVTLNHKKEDSLKYEIQAAQKVAEFFNIKHRVVDIEEIFQKEVIDDFLRGYSSGITPSPCVICDERVKMKILFDIAEEEGAYYIATGHYCSTEFNDEYRRVLLKRAEDIKKDQSYMLYRLTGERIERLLFPLFKYTKSEIREIGKSINLEIHDKKDSQGICFAKAGYIDFLRANLKDEIKKGDFVDSSGKKMGEHQGYQLYTIGQRRGLDLKLPRAYFITQIIPERNEIVLGEYEELAKKRVELVECKFAVPLEELVGKELIGRPRFSSIGALGMIVEKEDKVYFEYNVDNVQNAPGQHLVIYSGDFVLGGGMIKY
- a CDS encoding biotin--[acetyl-CoA-carboxylase] ligase, whose product is MRVFKFEEIDSTNKYLKSRKELKNYDCVIAQTQTAGVGRRGNRWVSNMGMALFSFALQEDRSKEIEEYKRLPLIVGISILSALKKIEDLDYKFKWTNDIYLEDKKLSGVLVEKIDDFFIIGIGININNLDFGYAQESAISLKKVTNRHYIIDDVIYCIINEFKLYLEKEWTEILKEIEHYDYLLNRQIEVINDRKSLGVGIATGIDRDGKLSVNIAGESLKFDIGEIHIKK
- the nagA gene encoding N-acetylglucosamine-6-phosphate deacetylase, whose amino-acid sequence is MSGLILTNAKIVLPDRIINGAIVLRDGKIKKIYEGTMFGELGGIDVEGRYVVPGFIDVHIHGAGGADAMDNSEEALRTISKFIVKHGTTNFLATTLTSDKETLKEVLEKIGKLQNERIEGANIFGAHMEGPYFDVQYKGAQNDKYIKPAGIQEIEEYLNVKPGLVKLFSMAAKGEGALESIKYLKEKNVVVSVGHSGISFEEVQEAVKAGVSHATHTYNGMKGFTHREPGVVGAVMVNDNVNAEIIFDKIHVHPEAVRLLIKAKGVDRVLCITDAMCATGLPDGNYKLGELDVYVGDGQARLVSNNSLAGSVLTMDKAFKHMIELGYSIFDAVKMTSTNAAKEFGLNAGVLQEGKDADIVLLNPDYSVEMTVVKGEIKFQA